A portion of the Punica granatum isolate Tunisia-2019 chromosome 7, ASM765513v2, whole genome shotgun sequence genome contains these proteins:
- the LOC116214971 gene encoding serine/threonine-protein phosphatase 6 regulatory ankyrin repeat subunit B-like yields MAPTYFPLRWESTRDQWWYASPIDWAAANGHYDLVRELLKIDNNHLFKLTSLRRIRRLETVWDDEAQFHDVARFRFQVARKLLVECESNKGKNSLIGAGYGGWLMYTAASAGDLGFIQELLERDPLLVFGEGEYGVTDIFYAAARSKNCEVFRVLYDFAVSPRFKGGEFEEEQVAVPSMYRREMMNRAVHAAARGGNLVILKELLGECDDVLGYRDVNGSTVLHAAAGKGQVEVVKYLMESNDLLNSTDNNGNTALHLAAHKGQLATVRVLVSASPALASVRNNAGETFLHMAVSGFHSPAFRRLDRQMELVKALIHGQFFNIEDVINVRSNEGRTPLHVAIVGNLHAELAELLMTVRSINVNVRDNDGMTPLDLLKQRPKSASSDILIRHLISAGAMFGIESKDSSARKAIASHLRMQSCGGSSPGTNFGVSDSEILLYTGIENPSPFDGSDPGSSFDSTNDNSCSNKKSNSVIRKVFQWPRTKEKSLKKPGSNEEIPTPVPLRQRFSKPSYALPSHKRTLSVRSDISSPTNRKKLATGIRQGVIESLPHLNLPRRRTPSSSFSRSSVSSTPTSVDKQKGLIFFDQDFAGPSYSNSVRVQDDDTPKLDPKRVSFGKRLRAQYFCFGGPSLSIKKPVSRDHVNPGYKCPVPSVA; encoded by the exons ATGGCTCCTACATACTTCCCTCTTCGTTGGGAGAGCACGAGGGACCAGTGGTGGTACGCATCCCCGATCGACTGGGCTGCTGCGAATGGCCACTACGATCTTGTCCGGGAGCTGCTCAAGATAGACAACAACCACCTCTTCAAGCTCACCTCTCTCCGCCGGATCCGCCGCCTCGAGACTGTCTGGGATGATGAGGCGCAGTTCCATGACGTTGCCAGATTCCGCTTTCAg GTTGCACGAAAGCTCCTGGTGGAATGTGAATCCAACAAGGGGAAGAACTCCCTTATTGGAGCGGGCTATGGCGGGTGGCTTATGTACACAGCTGCATCAGCCGGGGACTTGGGTTTCATCCAAGAACTGCTGGAGAGGGACCCACTGCTCGTCTTCGGGGAAGGAGAATACGGGGTGACCGATATCTTTTATGCTGCAGCAAGGAGCAAAAACTGTGAAGTCTTTAGGGTCCTTTACGACTTTGCAGTGTCTCCGAGGTTTAAAGGCGGGGAGTTTGAGGAGGAGCAAGTAGCAGTCCCTTCAATGTACAGACGGGAGATGATGAACAGAGCTGTCCATGCTGCTGCTAGAGGAGGGAACTTGGTCATTCTGAAAGAGCTTTTGGGCGAGTGCGATGATGTTTTGGGTTATAGGGATGTTAATGGCTCGACGGTCTTGCATGCAGCGGCTGGGAAAGGGCAGGTTGAG GTAGTGAAGTATCTGATGGAATCCAACGATCTTCTCAACTCTACAGACAACAATGGCAACACGGCCTTGCATCTTGCAGCCCACAAAGGCCAATTGGCCACAGTTCGAGTCCTAGTTTCTGCTTCTCCCGCGTTGGCCTCCGTCAGAAACAATGCAGGAGAAACTTTTCTCCACATGGCCGTCTCGGGCTTCCACAGCCCTGCCTTTCGTAGACTAGATAGGCAGATGGAGCTTGTGAAGGCATTGATCCATGGACAGTTCTTCAACATCGAGGACGTTATTAATGTGAGAAGTAATGAAGGGCGCACCCCGCTTCATGTGGCCATTGTAGGGAACCTACATGCCGAGCTGGCAGAGCTCCTCATGACTGTGCGATCGATTAATGTGAATGTCCGAGATAATGATGGAATGACCCCTCTCGATCTGCTTAAGCAACGGCCAAAATCTGCTTCTTCAGATATACTGATTCGGCATTTGATTTCTGCCGGAGCTATGTTCGGCATTGAAAGTAAAGATTCCTCCGCGAGAAAGGCCATTGCATCCCACTTAAGGATGCAGAGTTGTGGGGGAAGTAGCCCTGGGACGAACTTCGGAGTTTCTGACAGCGAGATTCTCTTGTACACAGGAATTGAGAACCCTTCACCATTCGATGGGAGTGATCCGGGGTCGTCATTCGACTCAACAAATGACAACTCATGCTCCAATAAGAAGTCAAATTCGGTTATCAGGAAGGTTTTTCAGTGGCCTCGGACAAAAGAGAAGAGCTTGAAGAAGCCGGGAAGTAATGAAGAAATTCCGACTCCAGTCCCGCTAAGGCAGAGATTCTCGAAGCCTTCATATGCTCTTCCGAGCCACAAGCGGACGCTTTCTGTGAGGAGCGATATCTCAAGCCCAACCAACAGGAAGAAGTTGGCCACGGGAATAAGGCAAGGTGTTATAGAGTCTCTGCCTCATCTGAACCTCCCAAGGCGGAGGACTCCTTCGAGCTCATTCTCGAGATCATCTGTCTCGTCTACTCCAACATCAGTTGACAAGCAGAAGGGGTTGATTTTCTTTGATCAGGATTTTGCCGGTCCGTCCTACTCTAACAGCGTCCGGGTCCAGGACGATGACACGCCAAAGCTGGACCCTAAGCGCGTGTCTTTCGGGAAGAGGCTGAGGGCCCAGTACTTCTGCTTCGGCGGCCCCAGCCTGTCCATCAAGAAGCCCGTGAGCAGGGATCACGTGAACCCGGGTTACAAGTGCCCTGTACCTTCAGTGGCATGA